The DNA window TGCTCCTGACGGGGGTCCAGGCGGTCCGGGTGATCCGCCCCGTACGGGGACCCGGGGCCCGGTGAGCAGGGACGTTCGGCCCAGTACGGGCGAGGATGTCCGGCCCTGTCCGACCCTGAACGGTGCTGACGATCATTGAGCCGCGCCGGGGCCGGTCTGGTCCGGGCTCCGCCGATGTGTGTGTTCCGTGAAGGGGTTCGGGCTGTGAGTGCCGTCTGGGCAGAGGGAGAGAAGGCGGTGGTCCGCCCCGGTGAAGTGACGGGGAAGCACGGCCGGTCGGCGCTGAGGTGGCTGACCACTACCGACCACAAGACGATCGGCACCATGTATCTGGTGTCGTCGTTCGGGTTCTTCCTGATTGGCGGGGTACTGGCGCTGGTGATGCGGGCCGAACTGGCCCGGCCGGGCACCCAGGTGGTGACCAATGAGCAGTTCAACCAGGCGTTCACCATGCACGGCAGCATCATGCTGCTGCTCTTCGCCATGCCGCTCTTCACCGGCTTCGCCAACTGGATCATGCCCTTGCAGATAGGCGCCCCGGATGTGGCGTTCCCCCGGCTGAACATGCTCTCGTACTGGCTCTTCATGTTCGGCTCGCTGATCGCGGCGGCGGGCTTCCTCACCCCGCAGGGCGCCGCCGACTTCGGCTGGTTCGCCTATGCGCCGCTCTCCGACGCCATCCACTCGCCCGGGGTCGGCGCCGACATGTGGATCATGGGGGTGGCGCTCTCCGGGTTCGGCAGCATCCTGGGCGCCGTCAACTTCATCACCACCATCCTCTGCCTGCGGGCTCCCGGCATGACGATGTTCCGGATGCCGATCTTCACCTGGAACGTCCTGCTCACCGCACTGCTGATCCTGATCGTCTTCCCGGTACTGGCCGCCGCGCTCTTCGGCCTGGAGGCGGACCGCAAGTTCGGCGCCCATGTCTTCGACCCGGCCAGCGGCGGCGCCATGCTCTGGCAGCACCTCTTCTGGTTCTTCGGGCACCCCGAGGTGTACGTGCTGGCGCTGCCGTTCTTCGGGATCGTCTCGGAGATCATCCCGGTCTTCAGCCGCAAGCCGATGTTCGGCTACGCGGGCCTCATCGCGGCCACCATCGCCATCGGCGGGCTCTCGATCACGGTCTGGGCGCACCACATGTATGTCACCGGACAGGTGCTGCTGCCCTTCTTCTCCTTTATGACCTTCCTCATCGCCGTGCCCACCGGGGTCAAGTTCTTCAACTGGATCGGCACCATGTGGAAGGGGTCGCTCTCCTTCGAGACGCCCATGCTGTGGACCACCGGCTTCCTGGTCACCTTTGTCTTCGGCGGCCTGACCGGGGTGCTGCTGGCCTCCCCGCCGATCGACTTCCATGTGTCGGACTCGTACTTCGTGGTCGCGCACTTCCACTACACCCTCTTCGGCACGGTGGTGTACGCGATGTTCGCCGGATTCCACTTCTGGTGGCCCAAGATGACCGGGAAAATGCTGGACGAGCGGCTGGGGAAGATCACCTTCTGGACCCTCACCATCGGCTTCCACACCACCTTCCTGGTGCAGCACTGGCTGGGCGCCGAGGGCATGCCCCGCCGCTACGCCGACTACCTCGCCTCCGACGGCTTCACCACCCTCAACACCGTCTCCACCATCGGCTCCTTCCTGCTCGGCCTGTCGATCCTGCCGTTCCTCTACAACGTCTGGAAGACCGCCAAGTACGGCGAGAAGATCACCGTGGACGACCCCTGGGGCTGGGGCCGCTCCCTGGAGTGGGCCACCTCCTGCCCGCCGCCCCGGCACAACTTCCGCTCCCTGCCGCGCATCCGCTCCGAATCCCCCGCCTTCGACCTGCACCACCCGGAGATGGCTGCCGCCGAGTCGGCCCTGCACTGAGCCCGCCACCGGAGGAGGAGCAGGAACATGTCCCACATCGTCCTCGGCCTGGGCGCGGCGGCGCTGACCGCCGCCGGCTCGGTCTGGTACCTGCCGGCCGCCGCCGACCTGCGCGCAGGCGACGACCGCCCGCGCTCCACCCGCGCCGCCGCCCGGGCCTGCCTGGCCTGGTGGGCCACCTGCGGCGCGCTCGCCCTGGTCCTGCCGGCCACCTCGGGCTGGGCGGCACCCGGTGCGGTGGCGGCGGCGGGCGCCACCACGGCCGCCGCGCTGCGCCTGCGGGCCGGGCTGCTCCACCGGGCCGAGCAGCGCGAGGAGGCCGGGCGCTGGGCGGCGCTCGGCGGCCCGGTACCCATCGCCGACCGGGCCCGGACTCGGGCCCGGGCCCGGCGCACCTTTCTGGTGTGGCTGCTCAGCGGTCTGGCTGCGGCCTGCGCCACCGCCGGAGCCCTGCTGGCCACGGCGGGCACCGGGGGCACCCTGCCCGCCACCGCTGCGGCGGCGGTCGCGCTGCTCTCCCTGGTGGTGGCCGCAGCGCGTTCCCACACCCTGCGATAGGGGGCGGCGGCCAGGCCGCCGGGAGGTCGGGCCGGGCGGCGGCGGTGCGCCCGGCCCGCAGGAGGTTGCTTTCAGGCCGTCTTGAGACCGGGCTTCCCCGCCTCGGAGACCAAGGAGGCCGCCGTGGTGAGGGGGGCACCGGGGGTGGTGACGGCGGAGACGGTCTTGAAGTCGGCGCGGATGCGGTGCCGGTCGAGGTGGCAGGTCGCATAGCCCCGGCGGCCGTCGTAGAAGCGCAGGTGGGGGTTGGCGGCCAGCAGGGTGTCGTGGTTGGCGGGGCGCTCGGCGCCGTCCTGGCCGCTGGTGATGGAGGAGGTGACCAGTTCGACGCCGAGGGTGCGGGAGGCGGGGTCGTCGAAGTCGGCCTTGAGGTCGAAGGCGTAGTGGACATGGACATCCCCGCTGAGGACGACCAGGTTGTCGACCCCTGCGTGCCGAGCGCCGGTCAGGATGCGCTCGCGGGCGGCGGGGTAGCCGTCCCAGGCGTCCATGGAGAGCTTGGAGCGGGCGGCGGTGCTGTTCTTCCGCTGGGAGAAGACGACCTGCTGGGCGATGATGTTCCAGCGGGCGCGGGACGAGGCCAGGCCGTCCAGCAGCCACTTCTCCTGGGTGGCGCCGGTCATGGTGCGGGCGGGGTCCAGCGACTCGGGGCCGGGGTACTGCCAGCCGTCGCCGTACGCCTGGTCGGAGCGGTACTGCCGGGTGTCCAGCACGTCGAACCGGGCCAGCCGCCCGTAGTCGAAGCGGCGGTAGAGCCGCATGTCGGGGCCGGTGGGCAGCTGCGGTGTGCGCAGCGGCATGTTCTCCCAGTACGCCCGGTAGGCGGCGGCGCGGCGGATCAGGAACTCCTCCGGCGGGTCGTTGTCCTCGTCGATGGCGCCGGCGTAGTTGTTCTCGGTCTCGTGGTCGTCCCAGGTGACGATCCACGGGTGGGCGGCGTGGGCGGCCTGGAGGTCGCGGTCGGACTTGTAGAGGGAGTAGCGCAGCCGGTAGTCGTCCAGGGTCTCGGTCTCGGTGTCGAAGAGCGCGGGGAGTGTCCGGTCGGTGTAGCCGCGGGCGCCGCCGTTGGCGGTCACGGCGTACTCGTAGAGGTAGTCGCCGAGGTGCAGGACGACGTCCAGGTCCTCCCGGGAGAGGTGGTCGAAGGCGGTGAAGTAGCCGTCGTGGTACGCCTGGCAGGAGACGAAGCCGAACCGCAGGGCGGCGGGCTGGGCGTGCAGCGCCGGGGCGGTGCGGGTGCGGCCGACCTGGCTGGTCCAGCGGCCGACGTGGAAGCGGTAGAAGTAGCCCCGGGCGGGCTTCAGGCCGCGGGCGTCGACGTGCACGGCGTGGTGGTACGCCACGTGGGCGGTCTCGGTGCCCCGGGCGACGGGCCGCTTGAACGTTTCGTCCTGGGCGATCTCCCAGTGCACCTCGACCTTGGCCCCGGGCGGCATGCCGCTGCCGGGCTCGTATGGGCGCGGGGCGAGGCGGGTCCAGAGCACGACGGAGTCGGGGCGGGGGTCTCCGGAGGCCACGCCCAGGGTGAAGGGGTCCTCGCCGAGGGAACGGGGGTCGGCGGTGGCGGCGTGGGCGGAGGGCAGGTTGGTGGTGAAGGCGAGTGCGGCGGCGGCTCCGGTGGCGGTGAGGAAGCGGCGGCGGCCGAGGCGGGCGGCGCGGCGCATCTCGGCGGGCGTGGTGGTGTGGAAGTCCATGGCAGGTGTCCCCCTCGTACGGTCGGCGAACCGGTACTGCACAACGGCCGAACCAGTGGATCGGATGCGCCGGGCCGCGCGGTGGGGCCACGCGGTGTCCGTCGCCGATCGGGGACATGGCAGTCAGCTGAGAGCCGCTCAGCCGAGGTGGGGGTGGGATTGGCCGCTGAAGCCGTGGCGGAGGCGGAGCCGGGTGGTGGGTGAGATGTCGAGTGCGTCAAGGGCGGTCTTCGGGACCCAGCGGACTTCGAAGGACTCCGGGCTGGTTGTCGGAACGGCGTTCCAGCAGCACCTCGCCCTCGGCGTTCAGTACGAACGCGGTGACGGCGGGCA is part of the Peterkaempfera bronchialis genome and encodes:
- the ctaD gene encoding aa3-type cytochrome oxidase subunit I, with protein sequence MCVFREGVRAVSAVWAEGEKAVVRPGEVTGKHGRSALRWLTTTDHKTIGTMYLVSSFGFFLIGGVLALVMRAELARPGTQVVTNEQFNQAFTMHGSIMLLLFAMPLFTGFANWIMPLQIGAPDVAFPRLNMLSYWLFMFGSLIAAAGFLTPQGAADFGWFAYAPLSDAIHSPGVGADMWIMGVALSGFGSILGAVNFITTILCLRAPGMTMFRMPIFTWNVLLTALLILIVFPVLAAALFGLEADRKFGAHVFDPASGGAMLWQHLFWFFGHPEVYVLALPFFGIVSEIIPVFSRKPMFGYAGLIAATIAIGGLSITVWAHHMYVTGQVLLPFFSFMTFLIAVPTGVKFFNWIGTMWKGSLSFETPMLWTTGFLVTFVFGGLTGVLLASPPIDFHVSDSYFVVAHFHYTLFGTVVYAMFAGFHFWWPKMTGKMLDERLGKITFWTLTIGFHTTFLVQHWLGAEGMPRRYADYLASDGFTTLNTVSTIGSFLLGLSILPFLYNVWKTAKYGEKITVDDPWGWGRSLEWATSCPPPRHNFRSLPRIRSESPAFDLHHPEMAAAESALH
- a CDS encoding alkaline phosphatase D family protein translates to MDFHTTTPAEMRRAARLGRRRFLTATGAAAALAFTTNLPSAHAATADPRSLGEDPFTLGVASGDPRPDSVVLWTRLAPRPYEPGSGMPPGAKVEVHWEIAQDETFKRPVARGTETAHVAYHHAVHVDARGLKPARGYFYRFHVGRWTSQVGRTRTAPALHAQPAALRFGFVSCQAYHDGYFTAFDHLSREDLDVVLHLGDYLYEYAVTANGGARGYTDRTLPALFDTETETLDDYRLRYSLYKSDRDLQAAHAAHPWIVTWDDHETENNYAGAIDEDNDPPEEFLIRRAAAYRAYWENMPLRTPQLPTGPDMRLYRRFDYGRLARFDVLDTRQYRSDQAYGDGWQYPGPESLDPARTMTGATQEKWLLDGLASSRARWNIIAQQVVFSQRKNSTAARSKLSMDAWDGYPAARERILTGARHAGVDNLVVLSGDVHVHYAFDLKADFDDPASRTLGVELVTSSITSGQDGAERPANHDTLLAANPHLRFYDGRRGYATCHLDRHRIRADFKTVSAVTTPGAPLTTAASLVSEAGKPGLKTA